The Leifsonia sp. 1010 genome segment CATGTGCGCGACCGGGATGAGGAGCAGCGAGCACGCGACCATGGCCCACGCGTACAGGACGACCTGGAGGCCCACGACAGCGCGACCGCGGACGACCGCGAGCATCGGTACGCCGGCCTCCTGGTAGTCGGAGCGGTACTTCATCGACAGCGGCCAGTAGTGCGGCGGGGTCCACAGGAAGATGATGCCGAACAGGATGAACGGCGCCCAGTCGAGCGAGCCGGTCACGGCCGCCCAGCCGATGAGCACGGGCATGCAGCCGGCGACGCCGCCCCAGACGATGTTCTGCGGGGTGCGGCGCTTCAAGATGAGCGTGTAGAAGACGACGTACAGCAGGATGGCCGCGACGGACAGCGCGGCGGCGAGCCAGTTGGTGAAGAAGCCGAGCACCACCACGGAGGCGATGCCGAGAGCCCAGGCGAAGACCAGCGCCTCGCGGTCGGACAGCTCGCCGGTGACGAGCGGGCGGTTCTTCGTGCGCCGCATGACGCGGTCGATGTCGCGGTCGATGTAGCAGTTGAAGGCGCCTGCGGAGCCCGCGCTCATGTAGCCGCCGACGACCGTGGCCAGCACAAGCCACAGGTTGGGGATGCCGTTCGCCGCGAGGATCATCGTCGGGACCGTGGTGACCAGCAGCAGCTCGACCACCCGCGGTTTGGTGAGGGCGACGTACGCCTTCACCTTGCGAGCGACGCCGATGCGGCCCGGTTCGACACGGCTCTCTACAGCGACGTCCATTGCTCCTCGTGATGTGTCGGCGATGTACTCAGACGGTATCCGATTCTACGTCACGTCGAGGACGGGGCTTCCCGATTACCCCGTGACCGTCCATGACACAACCGTCTGGGGGAACACCCCATGTTTCTTGCGCGTTACCTATACTTGGAGGTGCTCGCCAGCCGAAGCCCTGTTCCGGCCGCACTCTTTGTAGGACGGTGACGGAGGAATGGCTCGGCGCCGATGACGTCCACGGCGCGCACTACCTCAACCGGTGCGGGTTCCACGACGACCCTCACCACATCGACGAAGGGTCAGTTTTCACGTGGCAGCACTGCAGTGGGATCCCATTGACAACAAGGCAGTAGACACGGCTCGCGTTCTCGCGGCCGACGCGGTGGAGAAGGTGGGCAACGGGCATCCCGGCACCGCCATGAGCCTCGCCCCCGCGGCCTACCTGCTGTTCCAGAAGGTGATGCGCCGCGACCCGCGCGACCAGCACTGGCTCGGTCGCGACCGCTTCATCCTCTCGGCGGGCCACTCGTCCCTGACCCAGTACGTCCAGCTGTATCTGGGCGGCTACGGTCTCGAGCTCGACGACCTCAAGAAGCTGCGCACGTGGGGCTCCCTCACCCCCGGCCACCCCGAGTACGGACACACCGACGGCGTGGAGATCACCACCGGTCCCCTGGGCCAGGGCATCTCCTCCGCCGTCGGTTTCGCTTATGCGCAGCGTTTCGAGCGTGGACTGTTCGACCCGGACGCCGCTCCCGGCACCAGCCCGTTCGACCACCACGTGTACGTGATCGCGTCCGACGGCGACCTCGAGGAGGGCGTCAGCTCCGAGGCGTCCTCGCTCGCCGGCCACCAGGAGCTCGGCAACCTGA includes the following:
- a CDS encoding heme o synthase — protein: MDVAVESRVEPGRIGVARKVKAYVALTKPRVVELLLVTTVPTMILAANGIPNLWLVLATVVGGYMSAGSAGAFNCYIDRDIDRVMRRTKNRPLVTGELSDREALVFAWALGIASVVVLGFFTNWLAAALSVAAILLYVVFYTLILKRRTPQNIVWGGVAGCMPVLIGWAAVTGSLDWAPFILFGIIFLWTPPHYWPLSMKYRSDYQEAGVPMLAVVRGRAVVGLQVVLYAWAMVACSLLLIPVAHMGLLYTAVSLVAGGWFIYESHRLYNLAIRHETVSPMRVFHGSIAYLTLIFLAVAIDPLLPF